The Brassica oleracea var. oleracea cultivar TO1000 unplaced genomic scaffold, BOL UnpScaffold01199, whole genome shotgun sequence genome contains a region encoding:
- the LOC106321061 gene encoding uncharacterized protein LOC106321061, which produces MTEEEENLYWVEQEELAENQARIHRSQRQQARKAARNPDEIHDLREYIVKTAAEVKAVKSQIHYATSAAPEIDRLLEELRKTPFTAQITETNISDPGKIKIPVYDGTTDPKAHLQSFQIAMGRETSDVDLWSLSQREDESLREFMNKFKLVMARVTGISDKVAVDALRKTLWYRSKLWQWISLEKPRTIQDDLHKATDFIIMAEEMKVLSQKYNPQKTSARRKNPHNDRYVHHEGEDYQGEHNYAINSEQGKTSRNTWTRNQFKDNSYCEFHKTRGHSTMNCKVLGARLAAKFLAGETSKVTGIKDLLLDSDRPPKNDKESPENDTHENQSGEKRGRRQDDRGNDRTRRRVSMIIGGSRFDLIDQSLWTEG; this is translated from the exons atgacagaggaagaagaaaacctctattgggtagagcAGGAAGAACTAGCCGAGAATCAGGCTCGGATCCACCGCAGCCAACGCCAACAGGCTCGCAAGGCTgctagaaatcctgatgagatccatgatctccgcgagtacatcgtAAAAACTGCGGCAGAAGTCAAGGCGGTAAAGTCGCAGATTCACTACGCGACaagcgctgcacccgagatcgacagacttcttGAGGAATTGCGGAAAACTCCATTCACTGCCCAGATCACGGAAACTAACATCTCAGATCCTGGAAAGATCAAAATTCCcgtctacgatggcaccaccgacccgaagGCGCATCTGCAGTCTTTCCAAATCGCAATGGGAAG ggaAACGTCAGACGTCGACCTTTGGAGTCtatctcaaagagaagacgaatCACTCCGCGAATTCATGAACAAGTTCAAGCtggtaatggcaagagtcactggaatcagcgacaaagtggcagtCGACGCTTTGcggaaaactctctggtacagGTCAAAACTCTGGCAATGGATATCCCTTGAAAAACCGAGAACAATCCAGGACGATCTTCACAAGGCAACAGACTTCATCATAATGGCAGAAGAGATGAAagtcctctcccagaagtacaacccgcagaagacgtCCGCGAGAAGGAAAAACCCTCATAACGACAGGTATGTCCACCATGAGGGAGAAGATTACCAGGGCGAGCATAATTACGCTATCAACTCCGAACAGGGAAAGACTTCCAGAAATACCTGGACCAGGAATCAGTTCAAGGATAattcctactgcgagttccacaAGACCAGAGGTCATTCCACTATGAACTGCAAggttctcggcgcaaggcttGCTGCGAAGTTCCTCGCCGGCGAAACTTCAAAGGTCACAGGCATAAAAGACCTCCTTCTGGATTCCGATCGCCCTCCCAAAAATGATAAAGAGTCCCCCGAAAATGACACCCACGAAAATCAGTCGGGGGAGAAACGCGGAAGGAGGCAGGATGACCGAGGAAACGACAGAACCCGTCGAAGGGTGAGCATGATCATCGGGGGATCGCGATTCGATCTCATCGATCAAAGCTTATGGACGGAAGGCTGA
- the LOC106321063 gene encoding uncharacterized protein LOC106321063: MEIDLCAVTERPSPIFMTLGSIDLVVKFRSVTKVTEFLVVDRPTSYNGIVGTPWLNSMRVIPSTFHMCLKFPTPRGVETIQGDRRMSEVCFAAEKKRKNLAIETSHKKKRKLTLDENAPERDSEVFWQSQRAEALEKKCEPTCEPVISICLDESSPERCIEIGTNLGEPLKTELIACLKKNLNAFAWAAESLLTSTATSPIWRSALQNLTPTT, from the coding sequence ATGGAGATCGATCTGTGCGCCGTTACGGAAAGACCCAGCCCGATATTCATGACTCTCGGCTCGATCGACCTCGTTGTTAAATTCAGGAGCGTCACCAAAGTCACGGAATTCTTAGTCGTCGACCGCCCAACATCGTACAACGGGATCGTCGGTACTCCATGGCTGAATTCCATGCGAGTGATCCCTTCGACATTCCATATGTGCcttaagtttccaacccctcGTGGAGTCGAAACTATACAAGGAGACCGCAGGATGTCGGAAGTATGTTTCGCCGCCGAGAAAAAACGAAAGAACTTGGCGATCGAAACTtcccataaaaagaaaagaaagctgactCTCGATGAGAACGCCCCGGAACGAgactcggaagtcttctggcaaTCTCAAAGGGCCGAAGCCCTAGAAAAGAAgtgcgaaccaacttgcgaaccgGTAATTTCGATCTGCCTCGACGAATCCTCTCCGGAACGATGCATCGAGATTGGAACCAACCTCGGTGAGCCACTAAAGACAGAGCTCATCGCCTGTctcaaaaagaacctcaatgcgTTTGCTTGGGCCGCGGAAAGTCTCTTGACGAGCACGGCCACGTCTCCCATTTGGAGGAGTGCTTTGCAAAACTTAACGCCCAcaacatga